A window of the Diabrotica undecimpunctata isolate CICGRU chromosome 1, icDiaUnde3, whole genome shotgun sequence genome harbors these coding sequences:
- the LOC140443206 gene encoding uncharacterized protein, with the protein MEVKVKYKKEFNKYDQKYIEDPLTTSIDMENLKNEPEEEFLDCPEDENKMTIIKTLTEHSSLEENDMIQHHEDSTLNNNRKIQTGQVVYECEICFKQFSLRSYMKKHLVIHTGEKPYECEICVKQFSLKGHLKRHLMTHTGETPHKCNICLKQFSHKFTLNHHLRIHTGETPYKCEVCFKQFSQQNYLKIHLRVHTGEKPYKCDICFKQFSQTCHLKKHFITHTGETPYKCEICFKQFSQQSSLKIHLRVHTGEKLYKCDICFKQFFQTGQLKRHLMIHTGEKPYKCDICSRKFSQKVHLQLHLTSHIGEKPLKV; encoded by the exons ATGGAAGTTAAAGTCAAATATAAGAAAGAGTTTAATAAATATGATCAAAAATATATTGAGGATCCGTTAACCACATCAATAGATATGGAAAACTTGAAAAATGAACCAGAGGAAGAATTTCTAG attGTCCTGAGGATGAAAACAAAATGacaattataaaaacattaacAGAACATTCATCTCTTGAGGAAAATGATATGATTCAGCACCATGAAGACAgtacattaaataataatagaaaaattcAAACTGGACAAGTAGTTTacgaatgtgaaatttgttttaagcagttttctcttAGAAGTTATATGAAAAAACATTTAgtgatacacactggagaaaaaccctaTGAGTGTGAAATTTGTGTTAAGCAGTTTTCTCTGAAAGgtcatttgaaaagacatttgatgaCACATACTGGAGAAACACCTCACAAGTGTAATATTTGTCTTAAGCAATTTTCtcataaatttactttaaatCACCATTTGCGTATTCATACTGGGGAAacaccttacaagtgtgaagtttgctttaaacagttttctcaacaaaattatttgaaaatcCATTTGCgtgttcacactggagaaaaaccttacaagtgtgatatttgttttaagcagttttctcaaacATGTCATctgaaaaaacattttattacacacactggagaaacaccttacaagtgtgaaatttgttttaaacagttttctcaGCAAAGTTCTTTGAAAATCCATTTGCgtgttcacactggagaaaaactttacaagtgtgatatttgttttaagcagttttttcAAACAGGTcaattgaaaagacatttgatgatacacactggagaaaagccttacaagtgtgacatTTGTTCTAGAAAGTTCTCTCAGAAAGTTCATTTGCAATTACATTTGACATCACATATTGGGGAAAAACCTTTAAaagtgtaa